From one Aquila chrysaetos chrysaetos chromosome 7, bAquChr1.4, whole genome shotgun sequence genomic stretch:
- the VAMP1 gene encoding vesicle-associated membrane protein 1, with amino-acid sequence MKEVVDIMCVNVDKVLQRDEKLSELDDRADALQAGASQFESSAAKLKRKYWWKNCKMMIMMGVIGAIVVVVIVRSLNPESNSPLVLGHTFRIQMKTSKSSSQHILEHGWNKGI; translated from the exons ATGAAGGAG gtgGTTGATATAATGTGTGTAAATGTAGACAAGGTGCTGCAACGAGATGAGAAACTGTCCGAGCTAGATGACCGGGCAGATGCACTTCAGGCCGGTGCCTCACAATTTGAAAGTAGCGCAGCAAAACTCAAAAGGAAGTACTGGTGGAAGAACTGCAAG ATGATGATCATGATGGGAGTGATTGGTGCCattgtggtggtggtgattGTAA GATCCTTAAACCCAGAAAGCAATTCTCCACTGGTGTTGGGACATACGTTCAGGATCCAGATGAAGACCTCCAAGAGTAGCTCACAGCATATCTTGGAGCATGGCTGGAATAAAG GTATTTAA